Genomic segment of Hemiscyllium ocellatum isolate sHemOce1 chromosome 19, sHemOce1.pat.X.cur, whole genome shotgun sequence:
AGTCAGTTTCTCTTCCATGATATCGCCGTACTAATAAACTGTTTGTCGATTTCACTTCGAACTGTGCTTTGTGATCTCTAATTTATTGGGCACATTACTCTGACAGGAGGGTAGTATATCTCTTGTGGTGAGGTCTACTTttaaatggcagaggatgatatgatatatctggaagttggtggggtggaaggtgaggaccgaggGAAGTTCTGTCCTTGTGATTGGAAGGTTGAGCTTCacgggcggaggagcaggaagaggaggagatgtgctggagggtattgttgaccatgtgggaggggaaattgtgttcTTTGAAGGAGGAAGCCATTTGGGATGTTCTattgtggaactggtcctcctggaagcggATGCggtggagacagaggaattgggaataagggatagtatttTTACAGGAGTCGGGGTGGCAGGAGGTGTaggccaggtagctgtgggagtcggtatgTTTGTAGTGGtcgtctgtgttgagtcggttgccagAAACCCTtggcctacaagcctcattcctgatgaagggcttatttcctgaaacgttgattctcctcctctgatgctgcctgaccgactgtgcttttccagtaccgcaCTTTTCGATAGCCTTCACTTacctgggcattatgggcaatttaacatagccaatccacctaatgtcCGGGAGTAAACTGGAGGCATGCAGCAGAAACCACATACACAGAGGGAGAACGTACGAACTCTgcatagacagtcacctaaggctgaaatcgaaccagggtccctgacactgtgagaaagtgaggactgtagatgctggagatcagaactgaaaagtgtgttgctggaaaagcacagcaggtcaggaatctgaagaagggcttatgcccgaaacgacaattctcctgctccctggatgctgtctgacctgctgtgcttttccagcaacatatttttcatccctggcactgtggggcagcagagCTAACCGCAATGCCACCATACCACGGATATGTTCTCTCAGTGTAATCTAACCCTTGTAGCCCAAATACCATTGTGGTAAATTTACAACACACACTCCATGGCCACAGTATCACCTGCCATATCAGAAACCCAGTGACCTGAGTGCCTTGGTTCATAAAAGTTTTATATTAtagtgcagcacagtggctcagtgattagcactgttgcctcacagctccagggttccaggttcgattccagcctctggcgactgtctgtgtggagtttgcacattctccccgtgtctgtatgggtttcctccgggtgctccggtttcctcccacagtccaaagatgtgcaggtcagatgaattggccatgctaagttgcccatagggttaggtTCGTTAgttagaggggaatgggtctcagtgggttacccttcggagggtcggtgtggactggttggactgaagggcgtgtttccacactgtgaggaatctaatcttatctaataTGAACAGACTGTTTGGCCTAACCAGTCTGTACATCTTTTTCTAAATAAAGCACAACCATTGCAGATGTTGTcaatactcagcaagtcagggAGGCTTTGTGAAAAATACAGACTAGTTAACACAAATCTGAAAACAAACGCACAAAATATTCATGAGCTTACAGGCAGCTGACAGCTGTGAAATATGGCCTGAATATTGGAAAAATGCTATGCCAATCCCAGTTAATTTGTTGCTTAGACCCAAATAATAGCATCTTCTGCATTCAGAAGGTTCCAACAAATACAAAAATcccaagtgaatttttaaaacaaatttaaaaattgaaaaataagtttattttcttgtgttatggactaggccagaccactcaaaacactcTTAAGCAGGCTgcccagatcataactttgcaatttgtttcggtaagtgtacagtgaaaattacccaaagtaagttagctaggttgttttaaaacagaaaaaaatgtattcacaagatCACACAATGAAACCCAAAGAACCGAATAAAGAgctcctacagaactcagtctctctaaactagacttaattatgctgttctgagtATACACAAAAATCCCAATTAGCAAACCCCCtttaaaaaacagtaaaaatggaacaaatgctcacaagttgaagttagaaggagagagagagagattcgtAACCTGTTTCCACGCAGCTCACTCTTGAACTTCTAACTTGTTCtagactgaactgctcagctggtgagctggccactccctttcattatacaggttactactaaaacatgaccactttggcttgaagtctcatctgtttacatataaacaaaaggcctttcaacatcctttttcatctctgtatcaaACTAGCCGGGCGTTGTTTAtgatgacctctctgaaaaaaaatcaaagacagtatccttgagaaaaggaacagtttttagaaaaatagggaccagctttgtgacatttGTTTTTCTTACTCTAAGTTAACATTTTGCTTAAGAAGTTGTGCAATTGCCCATACAGAAAAACTTCTTGCTATAATCACAGCTACATTGCTGATGTATCAGTTCCCTATAGGACATATATAACCaagtatttgtaaaaaaaaattgagaaagcAGCCAACTGTAATCTGATTTCATCAGCAGGAGCTCCTGACTACACTGGCATTCAGAAGTTTAATTCATGATTGAGTACTGACATCCACTCTGCCTTTCTGCCAAATCTTTCATTCTGATAGAAATCCATAATCTATCCATTtcagccttaaaaatactcaacGACTGAGCATCTATAGCCATTTTAGATAGTGAATTCCAATGGTTTACAGCATTGAGTgaaaagtaaaaagaaaataatatgcTTTTGTTTAGCACCCAATCTGAAGATTCTGAAATCTGTTCCAGTATACACATTGGGGCTCAGTATAATAGATTCAAATTTTACTGGAAGCTAGAATAACAATTAAAACTCTTGACATTTATATTATTTTTATATCATGAAGTATGAGCAAAACTGGCAAAGCCCTGGATTtgctgtccattcctaattgttgAGAAAGTGCTGAtcagctgctgcagtccatatgaaGTAGTTCAATACTGTTCAGAAAGGTATGCAAATTTGTGGTTTAAAATGTATAATGCATCAAGACATGTTGAGTTAACTTCAAGAAACTGGTAGATTATCTACTGCAGGTTTACAGTTGCCTTTTACTGCACATTGGGTTTTTAAATGCCTCAGCAATCAAAAATGCACACTAAATGATGATTCTTGTGTAGCAACCAAACATAATTTTTTTGAGAACTGTTGACACTTACAAAgaatagcacaggaacaggccctacagcccaccaagcctgcaccaacacataATGCCTTTCAGAATGaaaaacaagatctggacagcaaAACTAAAAAGCTgatcatcgacttcaggaagcaaagTGGAGGGCACATGCCTATCTACATCaagagctgaggtggagatggttggtAACATCAAGTTCCTAGCTctgacaatcaccaacaatctgtcctgcacCACCCACGTTAATGAGACAGTCCAGAAGACACAACAATGCCTCCCTTTCcttaggaggctaaggaaatttggcatgtccacacggactctcaccaacttttacagatgcaccataaaaAGCATTATATCTGGATTCATTACAGCCtcgtatggcaactgctctgcacaggatcataagaaactacagagttgtgaacacagcccagtccatcatgcaagccaaccttccatccatggtcTGCACTTACACTTCTcattgatgttggctgcctttccacaCCATCAAAGatccaccccggttataatctcttctgacctattccgtcaggcagaagatagaaaagCTTGAAcatagattgggttaggatatctcgtcagcatggacgggttgggccgaagggtctgtttccatgctgtacatctctatgactctatacataGCAACAAGTTCAAAAACAGCTTATTGCCCGATGTCATTAAATTTctgaatggaatttaaatttcaaTCTAATGTTGATTGTCCTTTTTGTACACCTTTGCAGCCATAACTgcatattcctcactctgttcaatcacacTATGATCTTTATGTGGTATGTTTTGCCTGTATTACAcggaaaacaaaacttttcactatacctaGGTAAATGTGATCATAATAAATCAAGtctggcttgggctgacaagtggtaagtaacaatCATGACACACAAATGTCAGGTTATGACGATCACCAATAAGAGAcgatctaaccactgccccttgatattTAATTGTGTCACCATTATTGAATCACCCACTACCAATATTCTGGGgatgaccagaaacttaactagactcaccatataaatacagtggctacaagaataggccagaggctaggaaaacATTGGCGATAACACACCACCTGACTCAGCAAAGCCTGTTTTTCACCTATGAGAcacaagtcatgagtgtgatggaatattccctatGTGCCAACAACACACAAGCTTCACaccacggtgggcggcacggtggcacagtggttagcactgctgtctcacagcgcctgagacccgggttcaattcccaactcaggcgactgactgtgtggagtttgcacgttctccccgtgtctgcgtgggtttcctccgggtgctccggtttcctcccacagtccaaagatgtgcggatcaggtgaattggccatgctaaattgcccgcagtgttaggcaaggggtaaatgtaggggtatgggtgggttgcgcttcggcaggtcggtgtggacttgttgggccgaagggcctgtttccacactgtaagtaatctaatctaatctaatctaaccacacATGACAATGCAGCCTGCtcgattgacaccacatccacaagcatccatttccTTCTCCATTGATGCTTGGAAGCAGAGTGATATCTATAAGATGTGCCACAGAAATTGACcaagatcctctgacaatgcctgccaaacccacgaccacttccatctaggacaagggcagcagattacatgggaacactgccatCTGCAAGaaatgtattgccgttccttcattgttactgaaacaaaatcctagaattccttccctaagggcattgagagtcaatccacagcaggtggactgcagcagttcaagaacgcagctcaccaccactttctcaatggtaactagggacaggcgaTAAATGCTGGTGAGCCAGCAATGGCCATatgccacaaatgaataaaaataatttttaaaagccTCAAAAATACTAATCAGATCTCCAGAACACTAAATATTCATTACAAGCAACAGGGATACCTGCTGTTATTCTGTAGAACATTGCTGGTTAGATACCTAGTCAGAAGAATATCCTTTCATTGCTATTTTGTtatctatgaccaagccagttctgtatccaatttacTTTGGTAGTGTTGTAGTGATTCATCATTGGATGTTTGAATGTTTTATTAACAGTGCTGTGAAGTAGCAAATAAAAATGCCAGCAGGGGTATCGTGGTCTCATTATCTGAAGATGTTGGGGTCAAGCCTTCTAGCGATGTTTGCAGGAGCAGAGGTAGTACACAGGTACTACAGACCAGATCTGGTGAGaaattattaattttgttttctgatAAATAGTCGGCCATTACAGCCCTAATCACATTTGAaaggtgatgaactgccttcttgagttGATGTAATTCATATGGTATAGATTCTGTCTTAtatgagatggtcattgcctgacatatATATGTGGCGTGAATTCTGTCACAGACCAAAGCTTGAATCTTGCCCAGGTCTTTCTGCATATGCAGACTGCTTAGGTATCTGATGAGCTACAAGTGGTCCAGTCATCAGTGAATATTCCCACTTCTAATATTGTCATGCAAAGATGTTCattaatgaagcaactgaaaacggTTGGGGCTAGGATACAAGCCaacttctgagccaggaggcttgggttcaagtcccacttgctagaGGTACCTATGTCCAATCTAAGCCCCACCTGCATCATAATCAGTAATTCTCCAAATGGCTGCCTGTTGGGCCCTGAGGCTTGTACATGGCGGTAATATTTGAATTCAGAAATCCAAACATTGTTTTATGCTGATCACTGAATGCAGAGCATTAGAGTAACTGTGTGAAAATGCAAATTAGAAGGGACATTGGTCATCTATGCTGAACATGTTGATTGAAATAACCATGGTGAGGAAGTTGAGGGCTCatgtggtgcagtagtagtgtccccacctctgggcTACAATTCAGTTCCCAGGTGGATTATTACAGGAATTCCTTGTGATAGGTATCCTATGTCCCTGGATATTGTCTCATTCAAAAGGGGTTGGTCAACAATTTGACTTTGTTTACAACAGAATCATTTTTTGCTTTCCATTAACATGCCAGGAAATATTTTTGGCAGTGCATAAGTGATTTAAATTCATGACTATGCAAACTAATTTAAAAAGGCTGACATGTGATTTGCATGAAACTTTGCAGCTTTGAGGGACTATTGCTTATTAGTACTATGTTGAGGAGTAAGTTATATAATCTTATTTCAGCCACTGCAGAGAAATGGTGGTGAACCCCAATCTAGGAAGTGCACTTATGGAAGGCAAGTTGAATAAAGAGTTCCTTCCCTGACACGCAAGAGTCATCTGTGCATTTCAATTATCACTACACTTAACCAACAAGTGTAAATGGCAGCATATGCTGATCAAATTTCTTCTTCTGGTCTTGTTCTTTCCCCCTGTTAAATTCTACTACAGTCTACTATGTATGCACTTAATTTCTTATACTCTTAATGTAAGTTCTAGTATGTATTTGATCATGCTTATGGTTTAGAAAATAAGTCAACCTGACATCTTCAGTTGGACTGGTTGGTTCAGATTCTGtagtaattttaaaaatgccaaaTCGTGGGAGAGAGAAACTAGAACTCCAATCATTTTAATTATTTGGTGTATTTAAGACAATTACTGAACTTGTCCAAACAATATTAAACAATGTTGGAAAAGCTCATTTTCATATTTGACAATGCAGTGATGAATTAAGTTGCAAATTAACTTTGCTAATGTAATCTGCAGTTCCAGATGGTTCAGCATTGCAGGGGAGTTGAAGCAGTGATTAGTAAATGACTTTCTGGTGCATTTTACAGAGCTTCCAAGAGTTACATGCAAATAAACTAggatattgaattcaaaattctgCAGCATGTTATGTACTAGGAATATATACATGTAAaaaaagtttgaatccagaagcTAGTGCGCTAGTGGGTGATCAGAGGCTTGCAAAATTCTTGTGAAAATGTGCTCATCACCAAGCAACAGAATAATTACATAAattacattt
This window contains:
- the LOC132824864 gene encoding ubiquinol-cytochrome-c reductase complex assembly factor 6, which codes for MPAGVSWSHYLKMLGSSLLAMFAGAEVVHRYYRPDLSIPDIPPKPGELRTELLGLKNQVQTHNSEQH